A stretch of the Dyella telluris genome encodes the following:
- a CDS encoding NAD(P)-dependent alcohol dehydrogenase encodes MTLPTRSYAAQSATTPLAPFQFERRDPRSDDVVIDILYCGVCHSDIHQARNEWGGSVFPMVPGHEIVGRVSAVGKDVTQFKVGDTVGVGCLVDSCQHCASCNAGLEQYCEEGGTWTYNAKDRRDGTATQGGYSERIVVSDKFVVSISEKLDLKAAAPLLCAGITTWSPLRHWNVGKGSKVAVIGLGGLGHMGLKFAKAMGADVTLFTRSPGKEEEARRLGADHVVLSTDEKQMAAVARQFEFILDTVPNPHDLNPYLNTLALNGTLCLVGQLQPLDPPVQAASVVLGRRSIAGSAIGGIAETQEMLDFCAEHNIVSDIEVINMQDINAAYERVVKSDVRYRFVIDMASL; translated from the coding sequence ATGACGCTTCCTACCCGCAGCTATGCCGCACAGTCCGCCACCACGCCGCTGGCGCCGTTCCAGTTCGAACGCCGCGACCCGCGCTCCGACGATGTGGTGATCGACATCCTTTACTGCGGCGTCTGCCACTCGGACATCCACCAGGCGCGCAACGAATGGGGCGGCAGCGTGTTCCCCATGGTGCCGGGCCATGAAATCGTCGGCCGCGTCAGCGCCGTCGGCAAAGACGTCACCCAGTTCAAGGTCGGCGACACCGTCGGCGTCGGCTGCCTGGTCGATTCGTGCCAGCACTGCGCGTCCTGCAACGCCGGCCTGGAGCAGTACTGCGAAGAAGGCGGCACCTGGACTTACAACGCCAAGGACCGCCGGGACGGCACCGCCACCCAGGGCGGCTACTCCGAGCGCATCGTGGTGTCGGACAAGTTCGTGGTGTCCATTTCCGAAAAGCTGGACCTGAAGGCGGCCGCACCGCTGCTGTGCGCCGGCATCACCACCTGGTCGCCGCTGCGCCACTGGAACGTCGGCAAGGGCAGCAAGGTGGCCGTGATCGGTCTGGGCGGCCTGGGCCACATGGGCCTGAAGTTCGCCAAGGCGATGGGCGCGGACGTCACCCTGTTCACCCGCTCGCCGGGCAAGGAAGAAGAAGCACGCCGCCTCGGTGCCGACCACGTGGTGCTGTCCACCGATGAGAAGCAGATGGCCGCCGTGGCGCGCCAGTTTGAATTCATCCTGGACACGGTGCCGAACCCGCACGACCTCAATCCTTACCTCAACACGCTCGCCCTCAACGGCACGCTGTGCCTGGTAGGCCAGCTGCAGCCGCTCGATCCGCCGGTGCAGGCCGCCTCGGTGGTGCTGGGCCGCCGCTCCATCGCGGGTTCGGCCATCGGCGGCATCGCCGAGACGCAGGAAATGCTCGACTTCTGCGCTGAGCACAACATTGTCAGCGACATCGAAGTGATCAACATGCAGGACATCAACGCGGCCTACGAGCGCGTCGTCAAGAGCGACGTGCGCTACCGCTTCGTGATCGACATGGCGTCGCTGTAA